In Tenebrio molitor chromosome 6, icTenMoli1.1, whole genome shotgun sequence, one genomic interval encodes:
- the LOC138133929 gene encoding bestrophin-4-like isoform X2, with product MTVTYTAQVATCRGLGCFLKLLRRWKGSIYKLVWMDLIVFLTIYYSLNFSYRFLLGATGKELFENVVRYCKEYGSLIPLSFVLGFYVSIVMTRWWDQYTSIPFPDPLAVFVSATIHGQDERGRVMRRTIMRYVCLCFTMMFAMISPKVKKRFPTLDRFIQAGLMHQSEKDVIADLNKKFPNYSKHWLPIMWAASIITRARKEGRIRDDFAVKTMLDELNKFRGQCGLLLSYDMISVPLVYTQVVTLAVYSYFLTTLMGQQWVEGNEYKFDLYFPVFTTLQFFFYVGWLKVAESLINPFGDDDDDFEVNWMVDRNLQVSYLIVDEMHHDHPELVKDQYWDEVFPQQLPYTTPSARETHPLPSTANISVHPNVESDLIGPSSLKIDEINDMSSGPIMFSAKGGKGSSQTSMGMGSSVPDSRPISRAASVTSMLKRFLSREDKPKPEDSQELTQVNVKNPGSVKKLANEVIEEVDEQTTITSQRSAKEPRPSVLGVFGPPPPSEPISMPNSSLNDHRSVYDPFLLSTSAPVTQDDYKDTTDAVSIGSSSSEKDEFVELKKKRDEERLSRLKLNLTRSLSMTANENDNECDLLLERSNSNDPPSPHTPASVV from the exons TGCAGAGGACTGGGGTGTTTCCTGAAATTGTTAAGAAG ATGGAAAGGAAGTATCTATAAGCTCGTCTGGATGGACCTCATCGTGTTCTTGACGATCTATTACAGCTTGAATTTCAGTTATCGCTTTCTCTTGGGCGCCACCGGCAAAGAACTCTTCGAAAATGTGGTCAGATATTGCAAGGAATACGGCAGCTTGATCCCGTTATCCTTCGTCCTGGGTTTTTACGTATCGATAGTGATGACGCGTTGGTGGGATCAATACACTTCCATTCCGTTCCCCGATCCGTTGGCGGTTTTCGTGAGCGCTACTATTCACGGCCAAGACGAAAGAGGTCGAGTGATGAGGCGCACCATAATGCGATACGTATGTCTCTGCTTTACGATGATGTTTGCCATGATATCGCCCAAAGTGAAGAAGAGATTCCCAACACTGGATCGTTTCATACAGGCCGGATTGATGCACCAAAGCGAGAAAGATGTGATCGCGGacttgaataaaaaatttccgaaTTACTCCAAACACTG GTTGCCGATCATGTGGGCCGCGAGTATCATAACCCGCGCCCGAAAAGAGGGACGTATTAGGGACGATTTCGCCGTGAAGACTATGCTCGATGAACTGAACAAGTTCAGGGGGCAATGCGGTTTACTACTGAGCTACGACATGATCAGCGTTCCTTTAGTCTACACCCAA GTTGTCACTCTGGCCGTGTACAGTTACTTCCTGACCACTCTAATGGGCCAGCAATGGGTGGAGGGCAACGAGTACAAGTTTGACCTCTATTTCCCCGTTTTCACCACTCTCCAGTTCTTCTTCTACGTCGGTTGGCTCAAAGTAGCGGAATCATTGATCAACCCATTCggcgacgacgacgacgacttCGAGGTCAACTGGATGGTCGATCGCAACCTCCAAGTTTCCTATTTGATCGTCGACGAAATGCACCACGACCACCCCGAACTAGTCAAAGACCAATACTGGGACGAAGTTTTCCCTCAACAACTCCCTTACACGACTCCTTCGGCCCGTGAGACTCACCCTCTCCCGTCCACTGCGAATATCTCGGTTCACCCTAACGTAGAATCGGATTTGATCGGTCCGTCGTCTCTTAAAATCGACGAAATAAACGACATGAGCAGCGGACCCATAATGTTCTCAGCGAAAGGGGGCAAGGGTAGTTCTCAAACTTCGATGGGAATGGGGAGTTCCGTGCCGGATTCGAGACCAATCTCGAGGGCGGCGTCGGTTACGAGCATGCTCAAGAGATTTCTTAGTCGTGAGGACAAACCCAAGCCGGAAGATAGTCAAGAGCTGACCCAAGTCAACGTCAAGAACCCGGGCAGTGTGAAGAAGTTGGCCAACGAAGTGATCGAAGAAGTGGACGAACAAACGACGATCACCTCGCAAAGGTCTGCAAAAGAGCCGAGGCCGAGCGTTTTGGGAGTGTTCGGGCCGCCGCCTCCGTCCGAGCCCATCAGTATGCCCAATTCGAGCCTAAATGATCACAG GAGCGTCTATGACCCGTTTCTGTTGTCGACCTCCGCACCCGTGACTCAAGATGATTACAAAGACACCACAGATGCGGTCAGTATCGGTAGTTCGTCGTCTGAAAAAGACGAATTCGTCGAATTGAAGAAGAAAAGAGACGAGGAAAGACTCAGCAG GTTAAAACTGAATCTGACGAGGTCTCTCAGCATGACGGCCAACGAAAACGACAATGAATGCGACTTGTTGTTAGAAAGAAGCAATTCCAACGATCCACCCTCTCCACACACGCCAGCTTCAGTAGTCTAA
- the LOC138133929 gene encoding bestrophin-4-like isoform X3: MDLIVFLTIYYSLNFSYRFLLGATGKELFENVVRYCKEYGSLIPLSFVLGFYVSIVMTRWWDQYTSIPFPDPLAVFVSATIHGQDERGRVMRRTIMRYVCLCFTMMFAMISPKVKKRFPTLDRFIQAGLMHQSEKDVIADLNKKFPNYSKHWLPIMWAASIITRARKEGRIRDDFAVKTMLDELNKFRGQCGLLLSYDMISVPLVYTQVVTLAVYSYFLTTLMGQQWVEGNEYKFDLYFPVFTTLQFFFYVGWLKVAESLINPFGDDDDDFEVNWMVDRNLQVSYLIVDEMHHDHPELVKDQYWDEVFPQQLPYTTPSARETHPLPSTANISVHPNVESDLIGPSSLKIDEINDMSSGPIMFSAKGGKGSSQTSMGMGSSVPDSRPISRAASVTSMLKRFLSREDKPKPEDSQELTQVNVKNPGSVKKLANEVIEEVDEQTTITSQRSAKEPRPSVLGVFGPPPPSEPISMPNSSLNDHSFKRSVYDPFLLSTSAPVTQDDYKDTTDAVSIGSSSSEKDEFVELKKKRDEERLSRLKLNLTRSLSMTANENDNECDLLLERSNSNDPPSPHTPASVV; encoded by the exons ATGGACCTCATCGTGTTCTTGACGATCTATTACAGCTTGAATTTCAGTTATCGCTTTCTCTTGGGCGCCACCGGCAAAGAACTCTTCGAAAATGTGGTCAGATATTGCAAGGAATACGGCAGCTTGATCCCGTTATCCTTCGTCCTGGGTTTTTACGTATCGATAGTGATGACGCGTTGGTGGGATCAATACACTTCCATTCCGTTCCCCGATCCGTTGGCGGTTTTCGTGAGCGCTACTATTCACGGCCAAGACGAAAGAGGTCGAGTGATGAGGCGCACCATAATGCGATACGTATGTCTCTGCTTTACGATGATGTTTGCCATGATATCGCCCAAAGTGAAGAAGAGATTCCCAACACTGGATCGTTTCATACAGGCCGGATTGATGCACCAAAGCGAGAAAGATGTGATCGCGGacttgaataaaaaatttccgaaTTACTCCAAACACTG GTTGCCGATCATGTGGGCCGCGAGTATCATAACCCGCGCCCGAAAAGAGGGACGTATTAGGGACGATTTCGCCGTGAAGACTATGCTCGATGAACTGAACAAGTTCAGGGGGCAATGCGGTTTACTACTGAGCTACGACATGATCAGCGTTCCTTTAGTCTACACCCAA GTTGTCACTCTGGCCGTGTACAGTTACTTCCTGACCACTCTAATGGGCCAGCAATGGGTGGAGGGCAACGAGTACAAGTTTGACCTCTATTTCCCCGTTTTCACCACTCTCCAGTTCTTCTTCTACGTCGGTTGGCTCAAAGTAGCGGAATCATTGATCAACCCATTCggcgacgacgacgacgacttCGAGGTCAACTGGATGGTCGATCGCAACCTCCAAGTTTCCTATTTGATCGTCGACGAAATGCACCACGACCACCCCGAACTAGTCAAAGACCAATACTGGGACGAAGTTTTCCCTCAACAACTCCCTTACACGACTCCTTCGGCCCGTGAGACTCACCCTCTCCCGTCCACTGCGAATATCTCGGTTCACCCTAACGTAGAATCGGATTTGATCGGTCCGTCGTCTCTTAAAATCGACGAAATAAACGACATGAGCAGCGGACCCATAATGTTCTCAGCGAAAGGGGGCAAGGGTAGTTCTCAAACTTCGATGGGAATGGGGAGTTCCGTGCCGGATTCGAGACCAATCTCGAGGGCGGCGTCGGTTACGAGCATGCTCAAGAGATTTCTTAGTCGTGAGGACAAACCCAAGCCGGAAGATAGTCAAGAGCTGACCCAAGTCAACGTCAAGAACCCGGGCAGTGTGAAGAAGTTGGCCAACGAAGTGATCGAAGAAGTGGACGAACAAACGACGATCACCTCGCAAAGGTCTGCAAAAGAGCCGAGGCCGAGCGTTTTGGGAGTGTTCGGGCCGCCGCCTCCGTCCGAGCCCATCAGTATGCCCAATTCGAGCCTAAATGATCACAG tttCAAAAGGAGCGTCTATGACCCGTTTCTGTTGTCGACCTCCGCACCCGTGACTCAAGATGATTACAAAGACACCACAGATGCGGTCAGTATCGGTAGTTCGTCGTCTGAAAAAGACGAATTCGTCGAATTGAAGAAGAAAAGAGACGAGGAAAGACTCAGCAG GTTAAAACTGAATCTGACGAGGTCTCTCAGCATGACGGCCAACGAAAACGACAATGAATGCGACTTGTTGTTAGAAAGAAGCAATTCCAACGATCCACCCTCTCCACACACGCCAGCTTCAGTAGTCTAA
- the LOC138133929 gene encoding bestrophin-4-like isoform X1, with product MTVTYTAQVATCRGLGCFLKLLRRWKGSIYKLVWMDLIVFLTIYYSLNFSYRFLLGATGKELFENVVRYCKEYGSLIPLSFVLGFYVSIVMTRWWDQYTSIPFPDPLAVFVSATIHGQDERGRVMRRTIMRYVCLCFTMMFAMISPKVKKRFPTLDRFIQAGLMHQSEKDVIADLNKKFPNYSKHWLPIMWAASIITRARKEGRIRDDFAVKTMLDELNKFRGQCGLLLSYDMISVPLVYTQVVTLAVYSYFLTTLMGQQWVEGNEYKFDLYFPVFTTLQFFFYVGWLKVAESLINPFGDDDDDFEVNWMVDRNLQVSYLIVDEMHHDHPELVKDQYWDEVFPQQLPYTTPSARETHPLPSTANISVHPNVESDLIGPSSLKIDEINDMSSGPIMFSAKGGKGSSQTSMGMGSSVPDSRPISRAASVTSMLKRFLSREDKPKPEDSQELTQVNVKNPGSVKKLANEVIEEVDEQTTITSQRSAKEPRPSVLGVFGPPPPSEPISMPNSSLNDHSFKRSVYDPFLLSTSAPVTQDDYKDTTDAVSIGSSSSEKDEFVELKKKRDEERLSRLKLNLTRSLSMTANENDNECDLLLERSNSNDPPSPHTPASVV from the exons TGCAGAGGACTGGGGTGTTTCCTGAAATTGTTAAGAAG ATGGAAAGGAAGTATCTATAAGCTCGTCTGGATGGACCTCATCGTGTTCTTGACGATCTATTACAGCTTGAATTTCAGTTATCGCTTTCTCTTGGGCGCCACCGGCAAAGAACTCTTCGAAAATGTGGTCAGATATTGCAAGGAATACGGCAGCTTGATCCCGTTATCCTTCGTCCTGGGTTTTTACGTATCGATAGTGATGACGCGTTGGTGGGATCAATACACTTCCATTCCGTTCCCCGATCCGTTGGCGGTTTTCGTGAGCGCTACTATTCACGGCCAAGACGAAAGAGGTCGAGTGATGAGGCGCACCATAATGCGATACGTATGTCTCTGCTTTACGATGATGTTTGCCATGATATCGCCCAAAGTGAAGAAGAGATTCCCAACACTGGATCGTTTCATACAGGCCGGATTGATGCACCAAAGCGAGAAAGATGTGATCGCGGacttgaataaaaaatttccgaaTTACTCCAAACACTG GTTGCCGATCATGTGGGCCGCGAGTATCATAACCCGCGCCCGAAAAGAGGGACGTATTAGGGACGATTTCGCCGTGAAGACTATGCTCGATGAACTGAACAAGTTCAGGGGGCAATGCGGTTTACTACTGAGCTACGACATGATCAGCGTTCCTTTAGTCTACACCCAA GTTGTCACTCTGGCCGTGTACAGTTACTTCCTGACCACTCTAATGGGCCAGCAATGGGTGGAGGGCAACGAGTACAAGTTTGACCTCTATTTCCCCGTTTTCACCACTCTCCAGTTCTTCTTCTACGTCGGTTGGCTCAAAGTAGCGGAATCATTGATCAACCCATTCggcgacgacgacgacgacttCGAGGTCAACTGGATGGTCGATCGCAACCTCCAAGTTTCCTATTTGATCGTCGACGAAATGCACCACGACCACCCCGAACTAGTCAAAGACCAATACTGGGACGAAGTTTTCCCTCAACAACTCCCTTACACGACTCCTTCGGCCCGTGAGACTCACCCTCTCCCGTCCACTGCGAATATCTCGGTTCACCCTAACGTAGAATCGGATTTGATCGGTCCGTCGTCTCTTAAAATCGACGAAATAAACGACATGAGCAGCGGACCCATAATGTTCTCAGCGAAAGGGGGCAAGGGTAGTTCTCAAACTTCGATGGGAATGGGGAGTTCCGTGCCGGATTCGAGACCAATCTCGAGGGCGGCGTCGGTTACGAGCATGCTCAAGAGATTTCTTAGTCGTGAGGACAAACCCAAGCCGGAAGATAGTCAAGAGCTGACCCAAGTCAACGTCAAGAACCCGGGCAGTGTGAAGAAGTTGGCCAACGAAGTGATCGAAGAAGTGGACGAACAAACGACGATCACCTCGCAAAGGTCTGCAAAAGAGCCGAGGCCGAGCGTTTTGGGAGTGTTCGGGCCGCCGCCTCCGTCCGAGCCCATCAGTATGCCCAATTCGAGCCTAAATGATCACAG tttCAAAAGGAGCGTCTATGACCCGTTTCTGTTGTCGACCTCCGCACCCGTGACTCAAGATGATTACAAAGACACCACAGATGCGGTCAGTATCGGTAGTTCGTCGTCTGAAAAAGACGAATTCGTCGAATTGAAGAAGAAAAGAGACGAGGAAAGACTCAGCAG GTTAAAACTGAATCTGACGAGGTCTCTCAGCATGACGGCCAACGAAAACGACAATGAATGCGACTTGTTGTTAGAAAGAAGCAATTCCAACGATCCACCCTCTCCACACACGCCAGCTTCAGTAGTCTAA